The Sorangiineae bacterium MSr11367 genome window below encodes:
- a CDS encoding UPF0262 family protein, with translation MTIREIRVDEELWQQTTALRRAEWRATIEDLVHDGQLSPKYDGYFVLVKVSPDAAELEFLDDEGELRGAVTVPFAITAHLLSEYLQIITRMDSEAHETGRLEALDMGKKVVHDAAARALQQALPELAANHATYRKLFSMLVALQVDTTKLIHARAHMFRTQEP, from the coding sequence ATGACCATCCGCGAGATCCGCGTCGACGAAGAGCTATGGCAGCAAACCACCGCCCTGCGCCGCGCCGAATGGCGGGCGACCATCGAAGACCTCGTGCACGATGGGCAACTGTCGCCGAAGTACGACGGATACTTCGTTCTGGTGAAGGTGAGCCCCGACGCCGCGGAGCTCGAGTTCCTCGATGACGAGGGCGAGCTGCGCGGGGCGGTGACCGTTCCCTTCGCGATCACCGCCCATCTTCTCAGTGAGTACTTGCAGATCATCACGCGCATGGACTCCGAGGCCCATGAAACGGGGCGCCTCGAGGCCCTCGACATGGGCAAGAAGGTCGTCCACGACGCAGCGGCGCGCGCGCTCCAGCAAGCGCTTCCCGAGTTGGCCGCGAATCACGCGACGTATCGGAAGCTGTTCTCCATGCTGGTGGCGCTTCAAGTCGACACCACGAAGCTGATTCACGCGCGCGCGCACATGTTCCGCACTCAGGAACCGTAG
- a CDS encoding NAD(P)-dependent alcohol dehydrogenase gives MKAYELQPKEGFDALTLVERQRRELAPNDIRVRVRAVSLNYRDLKVAGSAAQRSEPIVPASDGAGEVLEVGSAVTRWKKGDRVSANFFPTWLDGEFAGEHHPKALGGGQDGMLAEEVVLHESAWVRIPEHLSFDEASTLPCAGVTAFNALFRSASLQAGDTVLVQGTGGVSIFALQLAKAAGARVILTSSSAEKRERAKQLGADHVLDYKANPKWGEAAFALTQGRGVDIAVEVGGPGTFDQSVAALRYGGTVSLIGVLTGIKGEVNTYAIFHKAARVAGIYVGSVAMFDAFNRALAASAIKPVVDRTYAFDQARQAYEYLASGQHFGKVVIRL, from the coding sequence ATGAAAGCCTACGAACTTCAGCCCAAAGAAGGATTCGACGCCCTCACGTTGGTCGAGCGCCAACGCCGCGAACTCGCCCCGAACGACATCCGCGTTCGCGTTCGGGCCGTCTCCCTGAACTACCGCGATCTCAAGGTGGCCGGCTCCGCGGCCCAGCGCAGCGAACCCATCGTCCCCGCCTCCGACGGCGCCGGCGAGGTGCTCGAGGTCGGAAGCGCCGTCACCCGGTGGAAGAAGGGTGATCGCGTGTCGGCGAACTTCTTTCCCACGTGGCTGGACGGCGAGTTTGCCGGCGAGCACCACCCCAAGGCGCTCGGCGGCGGCCAAGACGGCATGCTCGCCGAGGAGGTGGTGCTCCACGAATCCGCGTGGGTCCGCATCCCCGAGCATCTCTCCTTCGACGAAGCGTCGACGCTCCCGTGCGCCGGCGTCACGGCTTTCAATGCGCTCTTCCGCTCGGCGAGCCTGCAGGCCGGCGACACCGTGCTCGTTCAAGGCACGGGCGGCGTCTCCATCTTCGCGCTGCAGTTGGCCAAGGCTGCCGGGGCGCGCGTGATCCTCACGTCGTCGAGCGCCGAGAAACGAGAGCGCGCGAAGCAGCTCGGGGCCGATCATGTCCTCGACTACAAGGCGAACCCGAAATGGGGCGAGGCGGCCTTCGCGTTGACGCAAGGGCGCGGCGTGGACATCGCCGTGGAAGTCGGCGGCCCGGGCACCTTCGATCAATCCGTGGCGGCGCTGCGCTACGGCGGCACCGTGAGCCTCATCGGCGTGCTCACCGGCATCAAGGGCGAGGTGAACACCTACGCGATCTTTCATAAGGCCGCACGGGTCGCAGGTATCTACGTCGGCTCGGTCGCCATGTTCGACGCCTTCAACCGCGCCCTTGCCGCCTCCGCCATCAAACCTGTCGTCGACCGCACGTACGCGTTCGACCAAGCCCGACAAGCCTACGAGTACCTCGCCAGCGGCCAGCACTTCGGCAAGGTCGTGATTCGCCTCTGA
- a CDS encoding serine/threonine protein kinase: MNALPETMVTHNVQLVRRLAEGGMGSVWLGRHLALDMPVAVKFMSRSTYLNPTSAEERFTREARAAAQIHHPNVVQIFDFGCSSLDGEMPYIVMEYLEGEDLERYLERQGPLEPEDVVSVVLTVASVLEKAHELGIVHRDIKPENVFLQGPDRVVKVLDFGVAKDVRDDAGPRRTTEDGEVLGTPFFMSPEQFVNPKGVDRRCDLWALAVLAYESLLGRMPFPGDTPTAIFLAATRGTFELPTRVRPDLPQTVDAWFRIAFATDPARRFSSARAMADAFARAIANRPLDSDALTPLATRIAHLERKWDRRRAAVSVALVAAAVALAAFFGRAPMEPSTPANAEPAHIELPPPEPSPPATAQAEPPAPEPPPQAAAPSPPSSARSQRAEGASHRSSSSRNAPSLFFLR; this comes from the coding sequence ATGAACGCTCTGCCCGAGACGATGGTCACGCACAACGTGCAGCTCGTGCGACGTCTTGCCGAAGGCGGGATGGGCAGCGTGTGGCTGGGAAGGCACCTCGCGCTGGACATGCCCGTGGCGGTGAAGTTCATGTCGCGGTCGACGTACCTCAATCCCACGTCGGCGGAGGAGCGCTTCACGCGCGAGGCGCGTGCGGCCGCGCAGATTCACCACCCCAACGTGGTGCAGATCTTCGACTTCGGGTGTTCGTCGCTCGACGGCGAGATGCCCTACATCGTGATGGAGTACCTCGAGGGAGAAGACCTCGAACGCTACCTCGAGCGGCAAGGGCCGCTGGAGCCCGAGGACGTCGTGTCCGTGGTCCTCACGGTGGCGAGCGTGCTCGAAAAGGCACACGAATTGGGCATCGTGCACCGGGACATCAAACCCGAGAACGTCTTTCTGCAGGGGCCTGACCGCGTGGTGAAGGTGCTCGACTTCGGCGTCGCCAAGGACGTGCGCGACGACGCCGGCCCGCGGCGCACGACGGAGGACGGCGAGGTCCTGGGAACGCCGTTTTTCATGAGCCCCGAACAATTCGTGAACCCCAAGGGCGTCGACCGCCGGTGCGATCTATGGGCGCTGGCGGTGCTCGCCTACGAATCGCTGCTCGGGCGCATGCCGTTTCCAGGCGATACGCCCACGGCGATTTTCCTCGCGGCCACGCGAGGGACCTTCGAGCTCCCCACCCGCGTGCGCCCGGATCTGCCGCAAACTGTCGATGCTTGGTTTCGCATCGCCTTCGCGACGGATCCGGCGCGCCGCTTCTCTTCTGCGCGGGCGATGGCCGATGCCTTCGCGCGTGCCATCGCCAACAGGCCTCTGGACTCGGACGCGCTCACGCCGCTGGCGACACGTATTGCCCATCTGGAGCGCAAGTGGGACCGCCGGCGCGCCGCGGTCTCGGTGGCATTGGTCGCGGCCGCGGTGGCTCTGGCCGCGTTCTTCGGGCGCGCGCCGATGGAGCCCTCCACGCCGGCGAACGCCGAGCCGGCGCACATCGAGCTCCCGCCGCCGGAGCCATCTCCACCGGCGACGGCGCAAGCCGAGCCTCCGGCGCCGGAACCGCCCCCGCAGGCGGCCGCGCCTTCTCCGCCGTCGTCTGCGCGCTCGCAGCGCGCCGAGGGGGCGTCGCACCGCTCGTCGTCCTCCCGCAACGCGCCGTCGCTCTTCTTCCTGCGTTAG
- a CDS encoding helix-turn-helix transcriptional regulator, producing the protein MEATLSVIGGRWKGVVLFQLLKGKKRFGELRRHLPNCTQRMLTLQLRELEEDGLVKRTVFPEVPPRVEYELTPFGHTLESILVGMREWGEKYKTRL; encoded by the coding sequence GTGGAGGCTACGTTGAGCGTCATCGGTGGACGCTGGAAGGGCGTGGTGCTCTTCCAGTTGCTCAAAGGAAAGAAGCGCTTCGGGGAGCTGCGGCGTCACCTTCCGAACTGCACGCAGCGGATGCTCACCTTGCAGCTTCGCGAGCTCGAGGAAGACGGCTTGGTGAAACGCACGGTCTTCCCCGAGGTGCCGCCGCGGGTCGAGTACGAGCTCACGCCGTTCGGCCACACGTTGGAGTCGATTCTCGTGGGGATGCGCGAGTGGGGCGAGAAGTACAAGACGCGCCTCTAG
- a CDS encoding bifunctional DNA-formamidopyrimidine glycosylase/DNA-(apurinic or apyrimidinic site) lyase: MPELPDVEIAKRDLQRWLAGGEIRSARVLDAYIARGSSRTAFARTLPGQTVQKVTRRGKWLRIELRDGARVFSHLGMTGSWSRLDAEAAAPRWERARFEIAGRSGAVRTVSYVDSRRFGRLVLGREDIAEWRELGPDPLAGGLEPAHLEPALGRRRRAIKDVLMDQAVLAGIGNILATEALWIARIDPRAPSDSLGSAQVRALGRALRAALDQELGDRLRGNPDVFSVYGREGEPCPRCKTAFVRIVQAGRSTTFCSTCQAHAR; the protein is encoded by the coding sequence ATGCCCGAATTGCCGGACGTCGAGATAGCGAAGCGCGATCTGCAACGATGGCTCGCCGGCGGAGAAATCCGCAGCGCACGGGTGCTCGACGCGTACATCGCCCGCGGCAGTTCGCGCACGGCGTTCGCGCGGACCTTGCCCGGGCAGACGGTGCAGAAGGTGACCCGCCGCGGCAAATGGCTGCGCATCGAGCTTCGAGATGGGGCCCGGGTCTTTTCGCACCTCGGCATGACCGGAAGTTGGAGCCGCCTCGACGCGGAGGCCGCCGCCCCGCGCTGGGAGCGCGCCCGCTTCGAGATCGCCGGGCGCTCCGGTGCCGTGAGGACCGTGAGCTACGTCGACTCGCGGCGCTTCGGGCGGCTGGTGCTCGGCCGCGAGGACATCGCCGAGTGGCGCGAACTCGGTCCGGATCCGCTGGCCGGCGGGCTCGAACCGGCGCACCTCGAGCCTGCGCTCGGGCGCCGCCGGCGCGCCATCAAAGACGTGCTCATGGATCAGGCCGTGCTGGCGGGCATCGGCAACATCTTGGCCACGGAGGCCTTGTGGATCGCGCGCATCGATCCGCGCGCCCCGAGCGACAGTCTCGGGTCCGCGCAGGTCCGCGCGCTCGGCCGCGCCCTTCGCGCCGCCCTCGATCAGGAGCTGGGCGACCGCCTGCGCGGCAACCCCGACGTCTTCTCCGTGTACGGCCGCGAAGGGGAACCCTGCCCGCGCTGCAAGACCGCGTTCGTGCGCATCGTCCAGGCGGGCCGCAGCACGACGTTCTGCAGCACGTGCCAGGCGCACGCCCGCTAA
- a CDS encoding LysE family translocator: protein MVDPRLFLLFMLTGLALNVTPGPDMLYVLACGVKGGKRNGVVAALGIGVGGLVHTALAAVGLSALIVSSANAFAVVKYLGAAYLVYVGLKALLATRAHAPAVAHSEASGVEVEASRTFGRGVVTNVLNPKVAIFFLAFVPQFVDPARGHIAAQFVILGTMFCISGTLVNAIVGWLSGSARRLFDTRSGLARVMDRVTGAVFVALGIRLALASRK from the coding sequence ATGGTCGACCCGCGCCTTTTCCTACTTTTCATGCTCACCGGACTCGCACTGAACGTCACACCTGGACCGGACATGCTCTACGTGCTCGCGTGCGGCGTGAAGGGCGGAAAGCGCAACGGGGTCGTTGCCGCCTTGGGCATCGGCGTGGGAGGACTGGTCCATACGGCGCTGGCCGCGGTGGGTCTTTCGGCACTCATCGTGTCGTCGGCCAATGCGTTCGCCGTGGTGAAATACCTCGGCGCGGCCTACCTCGTGTACGTGGGCCTCAAGGCACTGCTGGCCACGCGCGCGCATGCACCGGCCGTCGCCCATTCCGAGGCATCTGGCGTGGAGGTCGAGGCCTCCCGCACCTTCGGCCGAGGTGTCGTCACCAACGTGCTGAACCCGAAGGTGGCCATCTTCTTTCTCGCCTTCGTTCCTCAGTTCGTCGACCCGGCGCGCGGCCACATCGCCGCGCAGTTCGTCATCTTAGGCACCATGTTCTGCATCTCGGGCACCTTGGTGAATGCCATCGTGGGATGGCTCTCGGGCTCGGCGCGGCGGCTGTTCGACACGCGCTCGGGTCTGGCGCGCGTGATGGACCGCGTGACCGGCGCGGTCTTCGTCGCACTCGGGATCCGTTTGGCCTTGGCCAGCCGCAAGTGA
- a CDS encoding DUF4870 domain-containing protein encodes MNTFSHQPYNAHHASNTDKLAVLLAHGGTFVAWLLAPLLVYLIKKGDSKHVEFHALQSLLWSLTGTAVSVVTCGLAIPVFMVFHGIAVWRTLQGVEYEYPLVGEFSRKLVYGS; translated from the coding sequence ATGAACACGTTCAGCCATCAGCCCTACAACGCCCATCACGCCTCCAACACGGACAAGCTTGCAGTCCTTCTTGCCCACGGTGGAACGTTCGTTGCTTGGCTGCTCGCTCCGCTTCTCGTTTACCTGATCAAAAAGGGCGACTCGAAGCACGTCGAGTTTCACGCCCTGCAGTCGTTGCTTTGGTCGCTCACCGGCACCGCGGTCAGCGTCGTGACGTGCGGGCTGGCCATCCCGGTCTTCATGGTCTTCCACGGCATCGCGGTGTGGAGGACCCTGCAAGGCGTCGAGTACGAGTACCCGCTCGTCGGCGAGTTTTCGCGCAAGCTCGTCTACGGTTCCTGA